Genomic DNA from Lactuca sativa cultivar Salinas chromosome 8, Lsat_Salinas_v11, whole genome shotgun sequence:
ggctctaattACTCACAAAGGAAAGCTCACACGAATCTAGGGCctctggaactcaaagggaaggtaagGATGCTGGGGAgtgggtattatgttctttatatagggctcaaccctcgggattagggttttcttaacacaacaccaactcgccgagtccacccatgtgactcgccgagttggtcacttaacacgcgaaccgtaacgcgactcgactcgccgagtctatccatcgactcgccgagtcgatcttCTTATTTACatctttagcccttcaactttacttctgaattttcgggatgttacaagtggGGGATTTGAAAGCCCTAAATTTGGCGACGACTTGTTGTTCCTGGTACATTGTGTTTTATGGTAAGGGACATTGGAGAAAGTAGGCGGTGGTGCTTTAGTTCTGCAAAGAACAGATGGCTTGGTCGGAGAAATAAGTAAAGGTTGTGGTGGTGGTTTCTTATAGGTGAAGGGTGACGACAACGGTGAACAGATATTCCGAAAATGGTGGTTGTATGGTGGTGCTGTGGTCCGGTGGCATTCTGACAAGAAAATGGTGGTCCTGTGGGTGGTGGCGGTGGTCGTCCGGTAGGTGGTGGAGGTGGTCGTCCGGTAGtctgatgtgtgtgtgtgtgtgtttgggggAAAACATCACATATCTAATTTTTGTTGGAtgttaaagagagagagagagtatttttttaatttttgtaacAAAAGTATGAAAAAAAGAAGATacaagggcaaaatcgtcattttataaaaaatcaaaccaaaatggaccaaactcgcaacaaaatggaAACGCTTGGACCATTTATGTTGGTCCAAACCAATTTGGCCAAAAGTGGCAATTTTCAACATACCAtatggaccattcttgcaattttgtctaaaattTACACCTTATACACATTTATGACCAATAAACTTATGTACCTTGTTCACAAAACACTAGTATGACTGGCAATTGTAGGTTTAGCTTGTTTCTGACGAATTTGATATCTCCAACGAATCTTGTGCCAACATGATTTTCACAAGAAGTTCTTTCTAGAAtccaaaacacacaaaaacaagGTTTCAATCTTCGATCAACAACTCAATAAGCGCGTACACACATCACACCCAAATTTTGATTTTCAGATAAAAAACAACAAATAAAAAACATACACATCAAATTTGAAACACAAGAGCACACATACTAAATATGGAGCACAAGAAAATACACATTAGATTTGGGTTTTAAAATCGATAGTATATTGTTCTTGTTTGAGTCATGAACAATATGAATAACGAGACATATCATGGTTGTGATGTCTTTTTCAGGTACTTAATTAAATTATTCCAACTATATTTGGTTAACCATTGATTTCCCCTCAAATAAATATATTTGGAGTGTTCTTTTGCATTCTTATAATATGAAGCATAAGTGTTTGGGCTGCTGAAGTTATTGTTGGAATTGTGATCAATGCTTACAAATTTATAGTCTTCTTTTAAGGCCCTTGTGGTATGCAATTTGTTTGGGAtttagtccatatgtttctaggCAACAAATGACTTTTTTTGCCAaagtcaaaacttttaacataCCATAGGGAAATCATTTGATTGCTGGAGGGAGAAAGCAGCAAAAGCAACAGGAGCTAGCAACCAAGAATGGAGGCTTTGGCTAAACAAGAGAATGTCTTGAAACGAGCTACATGTGAATGGCGTATTCAATTGGTGATTACGAATCAAAAGTAACACATTTGGGTCTAAGATTTTTGGCAAGTTTTTTCCCttcagaaaaaaataaaaaataaataacatgTACATGTTCCACTCTTGTCCGCTGCGAAAAGCCGGAATCCTTCTAATTTATAATAAGACTTGTATTGTACAACTTATACAAAACAAGTCATGATAATGTATAGTTTACAAATAAAATTTACAACACaagttatataataaaaaatttcATGTCTACATAAGATtacaaactttaaaaaaatcAACGGTCAAAATCACGTTGAATATGCCTCAATTTTCTTACAACTTGCCTCATCGTCGGTCTCCCGGAAGGTAATTCCGTCGTGCACATCAACCCCAACTTCAACAGATCCAGCAGCACATTTTCCGGTCCCGCCTCCCACATTCCGGCAGCAAAAACCTCCTCCACCCGCCCCTCTCGCCGGAGCGTCCTCGCCCAAAACACAATCGTGTACCCATTATCTTCTTTCGCAAACGACGGATCCAAAGCCCGTTTATCTGAAATCAATTCAAGTAACATCACTCCATAGCTGTACACATCCGCCTTATCAGAAACCCTACACGCCAGAGCATATTCCGGCGCCACGTATCCAAATGTCCCGGCAACGCCGGTGGTCACGTGTGTCTCGAACCCCTCGAGAAGACGTGACAACCCAAAATCAGATAAGCACGCTTTCAAATCCTTATCTAATAAGATATTGCTGGGTTTTACATCTCGATGAAGTATACGAGGATTACAGTCGTCGTGTAGGAAAGCTAGGGCTCCGGCGATATCTAATGCGATTTTGTGAACCGTTTTCAGACCGATTACATGGTTTCTTTTGTCCCGAATAAGCTCTTCCAGGCTGCCGCCGGGGAGATAGTTGTAAACGAGAAACATTTCCGATGGGCTAGCGTAGTATCCGATCAACGTTACGAGATTCGAATGTCGGATTCGACCTAGGGTTCGGATTTCGGCGTTGAATTGAGGAACCCCTTGGCACATCTCGACGGTGAGCCGCTTCACCGCGACGGTGATTCCCGGAGATATCTCCGCTCGGTAAGTCGACCCGAAACCGCCGCTCCCGATGCAATTTCTTGATGTGAAGTTCCCGGTTGCTTCAATGACGTTGTTGAAAGTTAATGGCACCCCTACCTCTCGGAAAATCACGAGGCGTTCGTTCCCGGAACGTGGCGGAGATGGGATGATGTTGATGCCGTCGACTCGGGAACTCCGTCTCCGGTTCCTCATGTAAAAGTAGACAATGATGACAACCAAAAGAATTAGAACAATGAGTGATGCGACTAAAATTAACACCCATTCAAAGGGACTTAATCCTTTTTTGTTCACGTCATTGCCCCTGGAATCTTGAAGCGCCCGCCGTGGTTGTGGCGGCAACACCGGTAAAACGTCAGGAATAGGCCCTTGGATTCGGTTTCCAGCGAGATTTAGAACGGTTAAATTCTTACATTCTTCGAATGATTTGTGGATGTTCCCAGATAATCTGTTAAACCCTAAATTAAGAACCTGCAACTTCTTCAAATTGGAGAAATCGACCATGGATAAGTCTCCGGTAATCAAATTCCCTTCAATGTCGATCACTTCAAGACTCTTTAACCCCCAGATTTCATTAGGCAACTCACCGGCGATTCGATTAAATGGAATTGACAGAACCTTAAGTTCCAAAAACTTCCCAATTACATTTGACAATTTCCCACCTAAAAATTTCCCTTTTTTAGGGTCAAAATGGTGATTACTCAAACAAGAACTCGAACGAGCAAAATTACCTCCTGGTATTCTCAGCTCAGAAACCCTACCATGTGAGTTGCACGTGACTCCAAACCAAGAACAGTGATCAGGGGCTGTAGATTTCCAGCTTGAAAGCATGTTGTGAGGATCGAAAATGGCGTTCTTGAGCTCCAAAAGTTGACCCTTGTCTAAAAAGTCAACAACTTTCCCAGAAACCGAACAGAACAACAACAGACAAAACAGAGCAAATAAACCCATCTCTTTTATTTGTTCGAAATCAAAACTTATTGCAGAAATCGATTCACATAAGCTTTTTCAAgactagaaaaaaaaaaaggagtTAATTTTGGGGGGAAATTGGAAATGGAGGCGTGCAAGAAGGTTTCTTCATGGGTTTGTTTGATTTTGCATTTAGTTTGATTTGGTATTCTAATTAGCAATTTGGTTCTGACTGGTGGTGACAGGGCCGCGTGAGACAGTGGAGCCCGGTGGAATTATGGGCGGA
This window encodes:
- the LOC111888428 gene encoding probable LRR receptor-like serine/threonine-protein kinase RPK1 isoform X2, coding for MGLFALFCLLLFCSVSGKVVDFLDKGQLLELKNAIFDPHNMLSSWKSTAPDHCSWFGVTCNSHGRVSELRIPGGGKLSNVIGKFLELKVLSIPFNRIAGELPNEIWGLKSLEVIDIEGNLITGDLSMVDFSNLKKLQVLNLGFNRLSGNIHKSFEECKNLTVLNLAGNRIQGPIPDVLPVLPPQPRRALQDSRGNDVNKKGLSPFEWVLILVASLIVLILLVVIIVYFYMRNRRRSSRVDGINIIPSPPRSGNERLVIFREVGVPLTFNNVIEATGNFTSRNCIGSGGFGSTYRAEISPGITVAVKRLTVEMCQGVPQFNAEIRTLGRIRHSNLVTLIGYYASPSEMFLVYNYLPGGSLEELIRDKRNHVIGLKTVHKIALDIAGALAFLHDDCNPRILHRDVKPSNILLDKDLKACLSDFGLSRLLEGFETHVTTGVAGTFGYVAPEYALACRVSDKADVYSYGVMLLELISDKRALDPSFAKEDNGYTIVFWARTLRREGRVEEVFAAGMWEAGPENVLLDLLKLGLMCTTELPSGRPTMRQVVRKLRHIQRDFDR
- the LOC111888428 gene encoding LRR receptor-like serine/threonine-protein kinase RPK2 isoform X1, encoding MGLFALFCLLLFCSVSGKVVDFLDKGQLLELKNAIFDPHNMLSSWKSTAPDHCSWFGVTCNSHGRVSELRIPGGNFARSSSCLSNHHFDPKKGKFLGGKLSNVIGKFLELKVLSIPFNRIAGELPNEIWGLKSLEVIDIEGNLITGDLSMVDFSNLKKLQVLNLGFNRLSGNIHKSFEECKNLTVLNLAGNRIQGPIPDVLPVLPPQPRRALQDSRGNDVNKKGLSPFEWVLILVASLIVLILLVVIIVYFYMRNRRRSSRVDGINIIPSPPRSGNERLVIFREVGVPLTFNNVIEATGNFTSRNCIGSGGFGSTYRAEISPGITVAVKRLTVEMCQGVPQFNAEIRTLGRIRHSNLVTLIGYYASPSEMFLVYNYLPGGSLEELIRDKRNHVIGLKTVHKIALDIAGALAFLHDDCNPRILHRDVKPSNILLDKDLKACLSDFGLSRLLEGFETHVTTGVAGTFGYVAPEYALACRVSDKADVYSYGVMLLELISDKRALDPSFAKEDNGYTIVFWARTLRREGRVEEVFAAGMWEAGPENVLLDLLKLGLMCTTELPSGRPTMRQVVRKLRHIQRDFDR